One Candidatus Devosia phytovorans genomic window carries:
- a CDS encoding DUF1353 domain-containing protein, translating to MSSFTDPLVITPGEKGRYRLERPFSFDIGLKGSGLLVTVPAGYVTDLASVPRWLWWFLPPFEPQYAAAAVLHDYLLTWSGFDRLTAHTTFLDALKILCVERWKATAMFLAVVIYDSARR from the coding sequence TTGAGCAGCTTCACCGATCCACTTGTGATCACACCCGGGGAAAAGGGGCGCTACCGATTGGAGCGCCCCTTTTCTTTTGACATCGGGCTCAAGGGCTCTGGCCTGCTCGTCACGGTGCCTGCCGGCTATGTAACCGATCTCGCGTCGGTGCCGCGCTGGCTCTGGTGGTTCCTGCCGCCCTTCGAGCCGCAGTACGCGGCTGCAGCCGTCTTGCATGACTATCTGCTGACCTGGTCGGGCTTTGACCGGCTCACCGCTCACACAACCTTTCTCGACGCCTTGAAGATCCTCTGCGTCGAGCGCTGGAAGGCGACAGCCATGTTCCTGGCTGTCGTCATTTACGACAGCGCGCGGCGCTGA